A segment of the Williamwhitmania taraxaci genome:
CTTGAAATCCGGTAAGCTGGTTCAGCTCTGAGCGCAGGTGTTCGGTAATATCCTCGGCGCATTCGCCGCCGCATAAAACCAGCATGAGGTAGGATCGAAACAAATCACTGTAGGAATACTGTGCCTTAACTCCCCGAATGCCAAGCGTTTGGTCTATGGTGTCGTAAATAGAGGCCTCCCGGATAATTTTGTCTGCAAAATTTATTCCGCCAAAAGAGTTGATGGTGTCGCTAGAATATGTAATTTTCATCCGCTACGATGTTTTCACCTAAGTAGGTGAAAATATTTTAATCGGGAAAGCCTTGTGATGATTATTATTACAGGGGTTCCCGATTATTTTTACTCTTATGTTGCGGATTTAAGGTAATACCAGAATGCAGCAACTACAACCTTATATCCTTCATTTTATACCCTTTCGCTTTAAGTCCTTCAAGCACAATTGGGAGTGCGTAGCGAAGATTTTTTTCGGCTTTTTTTGAATCGTGAAAAACAATGATAGAGCCAGGCCGCACCACGTTTAGAACATTTTTTGCACATCCTTTTCCGGAGAGAGTCCAGCTGTAATCGCGGCTAAGAACATCCCAAAGAATGAACTTATAGCGTTCCTTAAGCACATGAACCTGAGAAGGCTTTATTCGTCCGTATGGAGGGCGAAAAAGGTTAGTTGTAATCAATGATTCAGCAAGATCAATGTCGTGAACATAGTCGAGGGAATCAGTTCCCCAGCCCTTAATATGGCTGTAGCTATGGTTACCCACAGAGTGACCTCTATCCTTAATCATTTGGAAAACTTCCGGGTGCATTTCAACATTTTTACCGAGACAGAAAAAGGTAGCCTTAGCGCCATAAAAATCGAGTTGGTCCAGTACCCACGGTGTAATTTCGGGGATAGGGCCATCGTCAAAGGTTAGAAAGACCGAATCGGTTTCCTCCGGAAAACTCCAAATAAACTCAGGGAAAATTCTTTTAACCCAGCCTGGTGGTCTAAAATATGCCATAACCGTTTTTGGAAAATTATTTTTTCAAAGTCAATTTTGCATTAATACTCCTCTCAAAATCTTGCTGCAAAGATATAGCATCTTCCATTGCGTTGGTCGATCGTTCAATATCAAATCGAGCTAAAGTTCTCATCGAAGCACTCAACGATTTGTAGTATTCTAACTCCTGAAATTTTCGAACAGTAAAAAAATCAACCATTATGGAAGCACTCGCCTGATGTCCTACACTATAGTATAGTGATATAAATGACAAGGCAATATCATTCCATTCGTAACAATAATCACCAAAATACATTCTACCCCTATCCAGCACGTGAAGGGCGTCACTAATCCTATTCGCTTTAATAAGAGAATCGGCCAACTCGGTGTATAGCCGCAAATAGTTCCGAACAAATCTACGGTTTGCATCATCCAAATAACCGGAATGTGATTTTGCCAAAACGGAACTATCAACGAGATTTGTAATGGCCAGAGACAGATTTGGTTTTCCTTGCAGTGTTACATCAGATGGGTTTAATCGAAGAAGATTCCCTTCCCACGACGACATTGCCACTAGCCCAAGGGTAATGGCATTTGGAACCGTTGAGGCAAAATAAATGGGGCGAGAACTTGCATTGGAGGCAACAATATCGAGCAAGGATAAATCGCCTATTCTAAGTTGGGTCTTGTTGGTAGACCATATCGCATAATTGCTACTGCAAGAATCAGAATTAACACCAAAAGATGGAAGGTAAGCCCCATTCAACCCGAGTGACAGAACACTCGGAACTACCTCCATTCCACTATTTTTATTTTTCTGGAAAAACCCATTATTAAGACCAATACCAAGAGATTTGGGAGAACTTGGAGTTACAACTAATGGAAATGCCTTTGTTTGATTGCGAGTATAAAAGTCGTCACTGCCA
Coding sequences within it:
- a CDS encoding polysaccharide deacetylase family protein; this translates as MAYFRPPGWVKRIFPEFIWSFPEETDSVFLTFDDGPIPEITPWVLDQLDFYGAKATFFCLGKNVEMHPEVFQMIKDRGHSVGNHSYSHIKGWGTDSLDYVHDIDLAESLITTNLFRPPYGRIKPSQVHVLKERYKFILWDVLSRDYSWTLSGKGCAKNVLNVVRPGSIIVFHDSKKAEKNLRYALPIVLEGLKAKGYKMKDIRL